Proteins from one Streptomyces sp. NBC_00289 genomic window:
- a CDS encoding ABC transporter ATP-binding protein — translation MAAQQGETRGWARRLAGYAWRYPKDVVLALGASLAGMAVMALVPLVTKVIIDDVIGDHTRDMAPWAGALIVAALFVYVSAYVRRYYGGRLALDVQHDLRTEMYGTITRLDGRRQDELSTGQVVGRATSDLQLIQGLLFMLPMTIGNLLLFVISLVVMASLSLPLTLVALAVAPALWWIARRSRTRLHPATWYSQAQAAAVAGVVDGAVSGVRVVKGFGQEEQETGKLREVGRRLFAGRLRTIRLNARYTPALQAVPALGQVAMLALGGWLAVGGHITLGTFVAFSTYLAQLVGPVRMLAVVLTVGQQARAGTERVLELIDTEPSLTDGTKELPADAPASVEFDGVRFGYDDERPVLDGLSFEIRPGETLAVVGSSGSGKSTVSLLLPRFYDVTHGAVLIGGHDVRELTLDSLRAAIGLVPEDSFLFSDTVRNNIAYGRPDASDEQIEAAARAAQADRFISELPEGYDTTVGEHGLTLSGGQRQRVALARAILTDPRLLVLDDATSAVDARVEHEIHEALRHVMEGRTTLLIAHRRSTLNLADRIAVLDGGRLADLGTHEELQRRSALYRRLLTDPDELGGVSPGHAPAAAPREDTSVRDELDAEFDAERGITPRLWAGERVPRDIAMEGTPATPELLAQVEALPPADDVPDIDEAGAVTAEESYGLRRLLRGFGLPLLVSLGLVAVDAGMSLLLPVMIRHGIDQGVSAAALGAVWTASLFALLAVGVQWTAQVGETRMTGRTGERVLYSLRLKIFAQLQRLGLDYYERELTGRIMTRMTTDVDALSTFLQTGLVTAFVSVVTFFGIMGALLVIDLQLALVVFATLPPLIVATYFFRKASVKAYELARERVSTVNADLQESVSGLRIVQAFRRERDGARRFAERSDSYRQARIRGQWLISIYFPFVQLLSSVAAAAVLIAGAGRVDATTLTTGALVAYLLYIDLFFAPVQQLSQVFDGYQQATVSLGRIQELLREPTSTRAADEPLEVPSLRGEIAFEDVHFAYGTEEEALSGVGLRIPAGQTVAFVGETGAGKSTLVKLVARFYDPTGGRVTVDGTDLRSLDITAYRHRLGVVPQEAYLFQGTVRDAIAYGRPDATDAEVEAAARAVGAHEMIATLTGGYLHEVAERGRNLSAGQRQLIALARAELVDPDVLLLDEATAALDLATEAQVNQATDRLAGRRTTLVVAHRLTTAARADRVVVMDHGQVVEDGTHDELLSLGGRYADLWRTFVGEDEPAAA, via the coding sequence GTGGCAGCGCAGCAGGGGGAGACGCGAGGCTGGGCGCGCAGACTCGCCGGATACGCGTGGCGCTACCCGAAGGACGTCGTCCTCGCCCTCGGCGCCTCGCTGGCCGGCATGGCCGTCATGGCGCTGGTCCCGCTGGTCACCAAGGTGATCATCGACGACGTGATCGGCGACCACACCCGCGACATGGCCCCCTGGGCGGGCGCCCTGATCGTCGCGGCCCTGTTCGTCTACGTCTCCGCCTACGTCCGCCGCTACTACGGCGGCCGTCTCGCCCTGGACGTCCAGCACGACCTGCGGACCGAGATGTACGGGACGATCACCCGGCTCGACGGGCGCCGCCAGGACGAGCTGTCCACCGGCCAGGTGGTCGGCCGGGCCACCAGCGACCTCCAGCTGATCCAGGGCCTGCTCTTCATGCTCCCGATGACCATCGGGAACCTGCTCCTCTTCGTCATCTCCCTGGTGGTCATGGCGTCGCTGTCGCTGCCGCTCACACTCGTCGCCCTCGCCGTCGCGCCCGCCCTGTGGTGGATCGCCCGGCGCAGCCGGACGCGGCTGCACCCCGCCACCTGGTACTCCCAGGCCCAGGCCGCCGCCGTGGCCGGCGTGGTCGACGGCGCCGTCAGCGGCGTGCGGGTGGTGAAGGGCTTCGGGCAGGAGGAGCAGGAGACCGGGAAGCTGCGGGAGGTGGGCCGGCGGCTGTTCGCGGGCCGGCTGCGCACGATCCGGCTGAACGCCAGGTACACCCCGGCGCTCCAGGCCGTGCCCGCCCTCGGCCAGGTCGCGATGCTCGCGCTCGGCGGCTGGCTCGCCGTCGGCGGACACATCACGCTCGGCACGTTCGTCGCCTTCTCCACCTACCTCGCCCAGCTCGTCGGCCCGGTGCGCATGCTCGCCGTGGTCCTCACGGTCGGGCAGCAGGCGCGGGCCGGCACCGAACGCGTCCTGGAGCTGATCGACACCGAGCCGTCCCTGACCGACGGCACCAAGGAGCTGCCCGCCGACGCCCCGGCGAGCGTCGAGTTCGACGGCGTCCGCTTCGGCTACGACGACGAGCGTCCCGTGCTGGACGGGCTCAGCTTCGAGATCCGCCCCGGCGAGACCCTCGCCGTCGTCGGCTCCTCCGGCTCCGGCAAGTCCACGGTCTCCCTCCTCCTCCCGCGCTTCTACGACGTGACGCACGGCGCCGTCCTCATCGGCGGCCACGACGTCCGCGAACTCACCCTCGACTCCCTGCGGGCCGCGATCGGCCTGGTTCCCGAGGACTCCTTCCTCTTCTCGGACACGGTGCGCAACAACATCGCCTACGGCCGTCCCGACGCGAGTGACGAGCAGATCGAGGCGGCTGCCCGGGCCGCCCAGGCGGACCGTTTCATCAGCGAGCTGCCCGAGGGCTACGACACCACCGTCGGCGAGCACGGCCTCACCCTCTCCGGCGGCCAGCGCCAGCGTGTCGCGCTCGCCCGCGCCATCCTCACCGACCCGCGCCTGCTCGTCCTCGACGACGCCACCTCCGCCGTGGACGCCCGGGTCGAGCACGAGATCCACGAGGCGCTCAGGCACGTCATGGAGGGCCGGACGACCCTGCTGATCGCCCACCGCCGCTCCACCCTCAACCTGGCCGACCGGATCGCCGTCCTGGACGGCGGCCGCCTGGCCGACCTCGGCACCCATGAGGAACTCCAGCGGCGCTCCGCGCTCTACCGCCGCCTGCTGACCGACCCGGACGAGCTCGGCGGCGTCTCGCCCGGCCACGCCCCGGCGGCGGCACCCCGGGAGGACACCTCCGTACGGGACGAGCTGGACGCGGAGTTCGACGCCGAGCGCGGCATCACGCCAAGGCTCTGGGCGGGCGAACGCGTACCGCGGGACATCGCCATGGAGGGCACGCCGGCGACCCCCGAACTCCTCGCCCAGGTCGAGGCGCTGCCCCCGGCGGACGACGTCCCGGACATCGACGAGGCGGGCGCGGTCACCGCCGAGGAGTCCTACGGTCTGCGCCGGCTGCTGCGCGGCTTCGGCCTGCCCCTCCTGGTCAGCCTCGGCCTGGTCGCCGTGGACGCCGGCATGAGCCTGCTGCTGCCGGTCATGATCCGGCACGGCATCGACCAGGGTGTCTCCGCGGCCGCCCTCGGCGCCGTCTGGACGGCCTCGCTGTTCGCGCTGCTCGCCGTCGGCGTCCAGTGGACGGCCCAGGTCGGCGAGACCCGGATGACCGGACGCACCGGCGAACGCGTCCTGTACTCCCTGCGCCTGAAGATCTTCGCCCAGCTCCAGCGGCTCGGACTCGACTACTACGAGCGGGAGTTGACCGGACGGATCATGACGAGGATGACGACGGACGTCGACGCCCTCTCCACCTTCCTGCAGACCGGTCTGGTCACCGCATTCGTCTCGGTCGTCACCTTCTTCGGCATCATGGGCGCCCTGCTGGTGATCGACCTCCAGCTCGCCCTCGTCGTGTTCGCCACGCTGCCCCCGCTGATCGTCGCCACGTACTTCTTCCGCAAGGCGAGCGTGAAGGCGTACGAACTGGCCCGGGAGCGCGTGTCGACGGTCAACGCCGACCTCCAGGAGTCGGTGTCCGGACTCAGGATCGTGCAGGCCTTCCGGCGCGAGCGGGACGGCGCTCGCCGGTTCGCCGAGCGCAGCGACAGCTACCGGCAGGCCCGTATCCGCGGACAGTGGCTGATCTCCATCTACTTCCCGTTCGTGCAGCTGCTGTCGTCGGTCGCCGCGGCCGCCGTACTGATCGCGGGCGCGGGCCGGGTGGACGCCACGACGCTCACGACCGGTGCGCTGGTCGCCTACCTGCTCTACATCGACCTGTTCTTCGCGCCCGTGCAGCAGCTCTCCCAGGTCTTCGACGGGTACCAGCAGGCCACCGTGTCGCTCGGCCGCATCCAGGAACTGCTGCGGGAACCGACCTCGACCCGGGCCGCCGACGAACCCCTTGAAGTGCCGTCCCTGCGGGGCGAGATCGCCTTCGAGGACGTGCACTTCGCCTACGGCACGGAGGAAGAGGCGCTCAGCGGCGTGGGCCTGCGGATCCCGGCCGGCCAGACGGTCGCCTTCGTCGGCGAGACCGGCGCCGGCAAGTCGACCCTCGTGAAGCTGGTGGCCCGCTTCTACGACCCCACCGGCGGCCGGGTCACCGTCGACGGCACGGACCTGCGCTCTCTCGACATCACCGCCTACCGGCACCGCCTGGGGGTCGTCCCGCAGGAGGCGTACCTCTTCCAGGGCACCGTGCGCGACGCCATCGCCTACGGCCGCCCCGACGCCACCGACGCCGAGGTGGAGGCGGCGGCGCGCGCCGTCGGCGCCCACGAGATGATCGCCACGCTCACGGGCGGCTACCTCCACGAGGTCGCCGAACGCGGCCGCAACCTCTCGGCCGGCCAGCGCCAGCTGATCGCCCTGGCCCGCGCCGAACTGGTGGACCCCGACGTCCTGCTCCTCGACGAGGCCACGGCCGCCCTCGACCTGGCCACCGAGGCCCAGGTCAACCAGGCGACGGACCGCCTCGCCGGCCGCCGTACCACCCTCGTCGTCGCCCACCGCCTCACCACTGCCGCCCGCGCCGACCGTGTCGTGGTGATGGATCACGGTCAGGTGGTGGAGGACGGCACGCACGACGAACTGCTGTCCCTCGGCGGGCGGTACGCCGATCTGTGGCGGACGTTCGTCGGTGAGGACGAGCCGGCGGCGGCCTGA
- a CDS encoding S28 family serine protease, with amino-acid sequence MRKALRWLLALTVLIGTLSTAGAATAAQPEATGTTATDTDIKDRLLAIPGMSLIQEKPYTGYRFFVLNYTQPVDHRHPSKGTFQQRITVLHKDVSRPTVFYTGGYSVSTTPSRREPTQIVDGNQVSMEYRFFTPSRPDPADWSKLDIWQAASDQHRIFKALKSVYTKKWISTGGSKGGMTATYFERFYPRDMDGVVAYVAPNDVVNDEDSAYDRFFTSVGTKECRDRLNAVQREALVRREPLEKKYAAYAAENGYTFDTIGSLDRAYEAVVLDYVWGFWQYSLLSDCDSIPADAKNATDDDIWNSIDTISGFSFYTDQGLEPYTPYYYQAGTQLGAPTIHFPYIEKKYVRYGYQPPRNFVPRSIPMTFRPTAMRDVDTWVRHNAHHMLFVYGQNDPWGAERFSVGKGAKDSYVFTAPGLNHGANVAGLAADEKALATARILKWAGVASATVQADPAAAKPLAKFDARLDQRDVEREPALRP; translated from the coding sequence ATGCGCAAGGCGCTCAGATGGCTGCTGGCGCTCACGGTGCTCATCGGCACGTTGAGTACGGCGGGGGCGGCCACCGCCGCCCAACCGGAGGCCACCGGCACCACCGCCACCGACACCGACATCAAGGACCGGCTGCTGGCCATACCGGGGATGAGCCTCATCCAGGAGAAGCCCTACACCGGCTACCGCTTCTTCGTCCTGAACTACACCCAGCCGGTGGACCACCGCCACCCGTCCAAGGGCACGTTCCAGCAGCGGATCACCGTGCTGCACAAGGACGTCTCCCGTCCGACGGTCTTCTACACCGGCGGCTACAGCGTCTCCACGACCCCGAGCCGCCGCGAGCCGACCCAGATCGTGGACGGCAACCAGGTCTCCATGGAGTACCGCTTCTTCACCCCCTCGCGGCCCGACCCGGCCGACTGGAGCAAGCTGGACATCTGGCAGGCGGCCAGTGACCAGCACCGCATCTTCAAGGCCCTCAAGTCCGTCTACACCAAGAAGTGGATCTCTACGGGAGGCTCCAAGGGCGGCATGACCGCCACCTACTTCGAGCGCTTCTACCCGCGTGACATGGACGGTGTCGTCGCGTACGTCGCCCCGAACGACGTCGTCAACGACGAGGACTCGGCGTACGACCGCTTCTTCACGTCCGTAGGCACCAAGGAGTGCCGCGACCGGCTGAACGCGGTGCAGCGTGAGGCGCTGGTGCGCCGGGAGCCGCTGGAGAAGAAGTACGCGGCCTACGCGGCGGAGAACGGCTACACCTTCGACACCATCGGCAGCCTGGACCGGGCCTACGAGGCGGTCGTCCTCGACTACGTCTGGGGCTTCTGGCAGTACAGCCTGCTCTCCGACTGCGACTCGATCCCGGCGGACGCCAAGAACGCGACCGACGACGACATCTGGAACTCGATCGACACGATCTCCGGCTTCTCCTTCTACACCGACCAGGGCCTGGAGCCGTACACGCCGTACTACTACCAGGCGGGCACGCAGCTCGGCGCGCCGACGATCCACTTCCCGTACATCGAGAAGAAGTACGTCCGCTACGGCTACCAGCCGCCCCGGAACTTCGTCCCGCGCTCCATCCCGATGACGTTCCGGCCGACGGCGATGCGTGACGTCGACACCTGGGTCCGGCACAACGCCCACCACATGCTCTTCGTCTACGGCCAGAACGACCCGTGGGGCGCGGAGCGGTTCTCCGTCGGCAAGGGTGCGAAGGACTCGTACGTGTTCACGGCGCCCGGTCTCAACCACGGCGCGAACGTCGCCGGCCTGGCCGCCGACGAGAAGGCACTCGCCACCGCCCGCATCCTCAAGTGGGCGGGCGTCGCCTCCGCGACCGTCCAGGCGGACCCGGCGGCCGCCAAGCCGCTGGCGAAGTTCGACGCGAGGCTCGACCAGAGGGACGTGGAGCGCGAGCCGGCGCTGCGTCCGTAA